CAGCACGCGGCTGACATTTGCGCAGTCCACGCCCTTGAGATCGAACCGGCTCACCTTGGTCTTGCCGGCGGGCAGCGACCTGAAGTCGAGCACGGTGAGACGGTCGACTACGCCCGCCTTGTCGAACAGCGCCATCTCGAAAGCCGCGCGGTCGACCGGGGTGGCGAGGTTGTTCGCCACCACGAAAGTCAGCCTGCAGCCGCCTTCCGACGGCTGCAGGGCGTTGAGATCAAGGGAGACATGCTGCTCCGGCGAGGCGCCTTGCGCCGCCGCCGGAGCCAGCGGCATCGCGACCAGGGAGGTCAATACGAGGAGGGATGCCGCAAGGCGCATGATCACCAGCCGATTTGCTTGGACAGGGAGAGCTTGAACGTACGACCCTTGGCCGGATCGTTCATGAGGAACTCCTTGTACGGGCGGTTGAAGACGTTATCGATGCCCGCCTGGACCTCCCAACCGCGCGCGGCACCTTCCTTCGGAGTCCAGGAGAGGAAGATGTCGTGGACATCGAAGGCAGAGGAATAGCGAGTGACGGTGGATCCGGGAGGCGGGACCTCGTAGTCGCGTGCCGAATTTAGCGGGCCGGCTACAAAACGTGCATTCCATCCAAAGCGTAGATCGTGCTGCGGGAGCTTTCCGCCGAGGGTGAGTTTCAACTCATGCGGAGCAACAGAGGTCAGATATTCTTCGGTACGATTCGAGGACAAATCGCGACCGACTGTGTATGTATAGGCCGCATTCGCGAATACATAATCAGAGTCATAGGCCGTTTCGATTTCAAATCCGTATATCTCTGCACTGCTTATGTTCTCGTATCCTTGGATATTGTTTGGTCCAGGAACAAGAAACCTATTAAACGCGATCAGGTCTGTAATGTCGTTGTAGAAGCCGGTGAACTTAAGCTGACCGGAATCGCCTGTCTGAAGCATGTCGTAGCCTGACAGGGCGAAACCGGCCTCGTAGTTGGTGGAGAGTTCCTTCTTCAGATCGAGGCTCGGCAAGAACGTTGCACTTGAGCCGCTCGTTGAGAACACCTCGTCAATCGTCGGGAAACGTTCTGTGTGAGCAATCGAACCGAAGACGGCAATCGTGTCGTTGAACTTGTAGTGCGCCGCAAGCTTCGGCGAGATCGCCGTGTCGGTGAACGAATCCGAGCCAGAGATAGCGTCTTCCGGCGTCAGCTCATGCCAGTCGAAACGGACGCCCGGGATGAGCGTGAGGCGGTCATTCCAGATGAACTCGTTCTGCACGAAGAAGCCGGCCTTAAGGTCGGTTCCCTCAGGATGGAAACTCAGGTCGATCGGATCGCCGCTGTTGTCATAGATACTTGCAACGCGGGACTGATGAGCGATCTGTGCACCGTAAGTAAGAAAATTCTCCCAGTTTGCTCCCCGCCATTCCATCGTGTTTTGGGCGTTAAACTGTAGGGTTTTGTAGGCGTAGTCGGAATCGCACAATACATTGAACGATGAGGTAGACCCACAGTAGTCGCGGAGGTCAGCGTCGCGCTGCTTGTTACTGGTGTCCGAGTATGAGAGCGCCACCTTCAGGTCGAGCATATCGTTGTCAGAAAACGGGTTCTCATATGAGGCGATCGCAGTTTGATCAACGACGTGACGGTCCACCAGGCCGAAGAACGTGGCAGTCGACGTCTGCGAGAGCTGCTGGTCGTCGAGATCGGAATCCCAACGCTGGTAGGAGAGGCGGAGCGTTCCCTCGTCGCCCACCTTGAAGGTTCCCTTCGCGAGGCCGGACCAAGCGCGGAAGTTCGTGCCGATGATCTCGCTTCCATTGCCTGATTCGTAGACGTCGGCCTGGCGCCAGTTGCCCATCAGCAGGAATTCGGCATTCTCGCCCATGCGCTGGGCAAGCGTTGCCGAGCCGAGAACGCCCTTGCCGTTGCTCTCCAGCGTGGACTTCAGCTTCAGCGCGCCGCGGTCGCCCTCGGCGATGAAGTCCGACGCATCCTTGGTGGTGAAGTTGACCACGCCGCCGAGCGCGCCGGAGCCGTAGAGCGTCGACGACGCAGGACCGCGCAGCACCTCGACACGCTTGAAGAGCTCCGGGTCGGAGAAGAACGAACCGAGGCGGTACTGCTCGTAGAATTTCTGCACGCCGTCGACATTGACGATGATGCGGCCCTGGTCGCCGGAGTTTTCCGGCGCGCCGACGCCGCGGATATTGAAGGACTGGCCGAGCACGCGGTCCGAACCGGTGACATTGACGCCCGGTATCTTGCGGATCACGTCCGCGACAGTGGACGGCTGCGCGGAGTCGATGTCTTCCTGCTCAAGAACGCTCACCGCCTGCGGCGTATCGATCGCGACCTTTTCCTGGCCGGCGCCCAGCACCAGGCGCTGGAGTTGCGTGACGCGGCCTTTCTTCTGGCTTTCGGCCGTCACCTGTTCCGTCGAGGCGTCTTCCTGCGCCTGAACCATTCCCACATTCGCGAAGATCGCGAGGGCGGTGCCGCATAGCAGCGCCCTGTTTCGTCCCACCAGCCCCATAGTCCGCTCCTGACACATTGTGATTGTGCTGGCTGGCCCTCAGAGGCTGGCTGGCGTCAAATTCGATCCCGAATTTAAACTTGACTCGTTTACTCCGGTATTGCACTCCCTAATAAAGCTGATAAGCAGTGTCAACAATCCATATCACGATGTCGCCGAGCCAGCCAAGCGAGCAAGGCGCGATGAAGGGGCCGCCGCCGTGAACACGAGATTTACCTTCGATCACTCCACAGATGCCGACCGCTCGCTGCTGCGGCGCGAAGGCCTCGCCCGACCGGTCTCTCCCGTCCCGGCGCGTCGCGTCGACAGCGCGGTCCTGTTCCGGGGCGAGCACGAAATCGGCATCGAACACCACGGTGCGCTCTACCGCCTCAAGATCACGCGGCAGGGCAAGCTGATCCTCAACAAGTAGCCACACAGACAGCCAAAGCAGGACCAGGATTATGACTGCAGACCGACCCACGCCCGACGCGATCCGCCGTGCGCGCGCCGAAAACCCCAAAATGCGCGAGCGCGACCTCGCCGGCCAACTCGGCATTTCGGAAGCCGAATTCGTCGCCGCCTGGGTGGGAGAGGGGACCCGACGCATCCGTGCGGACGTCGATGCCTTCCTGACCGGCATGGAGGCGCTGGGCGAGGTGATGGCGCTCACCCGCAACGAGAGCGCCGTGCACGAGAAGATCGGCGTCTACGACAAGGTCGTGCTCGGCGAGCACGCCGCCATGGCGCTCGGCGAGCAGATCGACCTGCGCATCTTCCCGAAGGTGTGGGCGCACGGCTATGCCGTGTCGAAGACCGACGAGGATGGCACCGTGCGGCGCAGCCTGCAGTTCTTCAACGCCAGCGGCGAGGCGGTGCACAAGGTGCATCTGCGCGCGGCCTCGAATGTCGAGGCTTACGAAAAGTTGGTCGCTACCCTGATCCATGCCGAGCAGGAGCAGACGCTGCGTGTCGTCGCGCCGGTGACCTCGATCGCGCCGGCGGTCAATCCGTCCGTCGATGTCGAGGAGCTGCGCGCGCGCTGGTCGTCGATGACCGACGTGCACCAGTTCATGTCGATCCTGCGCGACCTGAAGCTCACCCGCCAGCAGGCGGTGCACCTCGTCGGCGAGGAATATGCATGGCCGGTCGATCACGACTCGGTCGCGGCGATGATGCGGATCTCGGCGAACGAGGAGATCCCGATCATGTGCTTCGTGGGAAATCGCGGCTGCATCCAGATCCACAGCGGGCCGGTGAAGGAGATCAAGCCGATGGGCCCGTGGATCAACGTGCTCGACGAGACCTTCCACCTGCACTTGCGGCTCGACCACATCCGCGAGGTGTGGGCGGTGCGCAAGCCGGCGAGCGAAGGCCATGTCACGTCGCTGGAAGCCTATGACGCGGCGGGCCAGCTGATCATCCAGTTCTTCGGCAAGCGCAAGGAAGGCGCGTTCGAGCGCGACGACTGGCGCGGCCTGGTCGAGAACCTGCCGCGCGGCCCGCGCTCGACCGCAGCCTGAGGAGAGAATGCCCATGACCCTCTTTCTTCCCAATGCGCGGACGCGCCGTGCTGCCATGTGGGCGGCGGCCGTCGCGCTGACGCTCGCGGCGCTCGCGGCACCGACGCCGAAGGCGCATTCGGCCGAGGATGTCGCCGGCGTTGCGAAGGCGAAACGCATCGTCGCGATCGGCGGCTCGGTGACCGAGATCGTCTATGCGCTGGGCGAGGAGGGTCGGCTGATCGCGCGCGATTCGACCGGCCTCTATCCGCCGGCCGCGCTTGCCCTGCCGGACATCGGCTACATGCGGGCGATCTCGCCGGAGAACGTGCTCGGCATCAATCCGGACGGGATCCTCACCATCGAGGGTAGCGGCCCGCCCGAGGCGATTGAGGTGCTGAAGAAGGCGAGCGTTCCCTTCGCCACCGTGCCCGAGAAATTTGACGAGGCCGGTATCCTGGAGAAGATCCGCGTGGTCGGCACCGCGCTCGGCGTCGAGGACAAGGCAGCGAAACTGTCGGCCGAGGTGAAGGCCGACATCGATGCCGCGATCGCGGCGACGGCCGGAATTGTCGAGCGCAAGCGGGTGCTGTTCATCCTGTCGATGCAGGGCGGCAAGGCGCTGGCGTCGGGAACCGACACCGCGGCCGACGGCATCATCAGGATGGCCGGCGGTGTGAACGTGATCTCGGAGTTCCCGGGCTACAAGGCGCTGACCGACGAGGCGATCGTCACCGCCCAGCCCGACCTGATCCTGATGATGGACAGGGGCGGCGACCACGCGGCGGCGAATGCCGACATGAAGGCGCATCCGGCGCTGTCGCAGACGCCGGCGGTGCAGAACGACGCCATCGTGCGGATGGACGGCGCCTATCTCCTCGGCTTCGGGCCGCGGACGGCGGCCGCGGCGCGCGACCTCGCCAAGGCGCTCTACGGCGACCGCGTCCTGAACTGAGTAGGGCCGGTGCTACAGAAAGTATCAGATGTGCCGGCCGCGGTCCGGAAGCCCTCAGCCGAGGGCGACCGGCGCCAGCGGGCCCGGATCGCCATCGTCATCCTCGCCGTCGCGCTCTGCGCGGCTTTTCTTTTCAGCCTGGCCTCCGGCGCCTCGGATGCATCCGCGCTGTCGGTGCTCGGCGAGCTGCTGGGGATCGGCGCGGAGGGCGCGATGTCGGCGCGCGACCGCATCATCGTCATGGACATCCGCCTGCCGCGCGCCGTGCTCGGCGTGCTGATCGGAGCCGCACTTGCCGTGTCCGGCGCGGTGATGCAGGGCCTGTTCCGCAACCCGCTCGCCGATCCGGGCCTGGTCGGCGTGTCGGCCGGCGCCGGGCTTGGCGCGATCTCGATCATAGTGCTCGGCGGCACCGCGCTTGCGCCGTTGACCGCACTGCTCGGTATCTATTCGTTGCCGCTGGCGGCGTTCTGCGGCGGCCTGCTGACGACGCTGGTGCTCTACCGCGTCGCGACCCGGCGCGGCCAGACGTCGGTCGCGACCATGCTGCTCGCCGGCATCGCGCTCGGCGCCATGGCCGGCGCACTGTCGGGACTGCTGGTCTACATGGCCGACGACCGGCAGCTGCGCGACCTGACGTTCTGGGGGCTCGGCTCGCTCGCCGGCGCAACCTGGATCAAGATCGCGGCCGCCGGCCCGATCATCGCGGCGGCACTCGTCGCGGCGCCCTTCCTGGCGCGCGGGCTGAATGCGCTGTCGCTCGGCGAATCGACTGCCAACCATCTCGGCATCCCCGTGCAGCGGGTGAAGTCGGTGGCGATCGTCACGGTGGCCGGCGCAGTGGGCGCGTCTGTGGCGGTTTCGGGCGGCATCGGCTTCGTCGGCATCGTGGTGCCGCATCTGCTGCGGCTGGTGATCGGCCCGGACAACCGCTACCTGCTTCCGGCCGCGGCCGTGCTGGGCGCCAGCCTGCTGCTTCTGGCGGATTCGGTCAGCCGCACCATCGTGGCACCCGCCGAACTGCCGATCGGCATCGTCACGGCCGCTGTCGGCGCGCCGTTCTTCCTCTGGATCCTGCTGCGCAAGCGCGGCGTCATAGACCTGTGAGAAGCGCCATGATCGAGCTCAGCAAGGTTTCGGTCGACATCGGATCGAAGCGGATCGTCTCCGACGTGTCGTTCGCCGCGCAGGCGGGCGAGGTGACGGCGATCGTCGGGCCGAACGGCTCCGGCAAGACGACGCTCCTGAAGGCGATCTCGGGCGAATGGACCTATCACGGCTCGGTCAAGCTCGCCGGCCGTGAGCTGCGGACGATGAAATTGTGGGAAGCGGCGGGCTTCCGCGCCGTGCTGCCGCAGGCGACCACGCTGTCGTTTCCCTTCACCGTGCTCGAAATCGTCCGGCTCGGCCTGACGAGCGGCCGTTCCGGCGTGAGCGGATCGGCGCTGGAGCTGCTGGCCGAGGAGGCGCTGGAACGTGTCGACCTGGCGGGCTTCGCGGGACGGTTCTACCAGGAACTCTCGGGCGGCGAGCAGCAGCGGGTGCAGCTTGCCCGCGTGCTGTGCCAGGTCTGGCAGCCGGTGCTCGACGGCCAGGCGCGCTTCCTGCTGCTCGACGAGCCGGTGTCGAGCCTCGACATCAAGCACCAGCTGATCATCATGGGCATCGCGCGCGACTTCGCCAAAGCCGGCGGCGGCGTGATCGCCATCCTGCACGACCTCAACCTGACGGCGATGTTCGCCGACAGGATCGTGATGATGCACCGGGGCAGGGCGGAGGCGGTCGGACGGCCGGCGGAAGTGCTCGTGGACGAGCGGATCAGCCGGGTGTTCGAATGCGGCCTGCGCGTCGGCGTCACGCCCGCGGCGGGCGCGCCGTTCGTGCTGCCTCAGTCGGCGACGCTGTAGAAAAGACGTTCGTCATGCCGGAGGCCGAAGGCCATCCGGTATCCATTGGCGTGGGCGACTGGAGCGCGGCTTCTTCGCCGTGAATCCGAAACGATAAGACGTCGCAGGTGGAACCCGACCGGGGCCAGTTCTCGGAGAAGAATGGGTCCCGGATGGCCTGCGGCCTCCGGGATGACGTCTGCGGATTGAATATGCCGCCGGGCTTTTATGCCGCGGCGACGGGCTGCGCGGGCTGCGGGATGCCGAGAAGCAGGCGGACGTCGGTCCGATCCTTGACGAGATCCTCGATGGTGAAGCTCTCCAGAACCTCGAAGAAGGCGCCGAGCGCCTTGCGCAGCGCGCTGTTGAGCGCGCAGGAATCGATCAGCGGGCAGTCGACGGCGTCATTCTCAAAGCACTCCGCCATGGCAAAGTTCTCTTCCGTGACGCGCACGACGTCGAACAGGGTGATCTCGGACGCGGCGCGCGCGAGCCTGACGCCACCGTTGCGGCCACGGACGGTCTCCACCAGGCGCGCTTCGACAAGCGGCTGCAAGATCTTGAAAAGAAACAGTTCCGACACGTTGTATGCCGACGCGATCTCGGGAATCCGGCTCAGCCGACCGCTGTTGGCCGCGCAATACATCATGATGCGGACGGCATAGTTGGTCTGACGGGTAAGGCGCATTGGATCGCTTTCCTTGGACGTTCCGGATTTGCCACCGGTTAACGCCTATATGCGCCCCTTTTTGGAATTATTCCAGACTAGATTGAGATAAGCTGACAAAAAAGTTCAACTTAACCTATCTGCTGGGCGGACGCCGCCGCCTCTGCCGGTGGCCGCCTCGTAGGCGGCAGCCGCGCGCAGGACACTGGCATCGCGGCGGGGCGGGCCGACGAGCTGGAAACCCATCGGCCGACCCTGGCCGTCGAAGCCCGCGGGCAGGCTGATGGCCGGGCAGCCGGCCATGGTGGCGAGCGCCGTGACCTCCATCCAGCGATGGTAGCTGTCCATCTTCCGGCCGCCGACCTCGTCCGGCCAGTGGATGTCGACGCTGAACGGAAACACCTGCGCGGTCGGCAGAGCGAGGAAGTCGTAGCGCTCGAACAGGCGCAGCACCGCCTTGTACCATTCGGAGCGGACGACCGAGGCGGCGTGAATGGCCGGGGCCTTGAGATCGAGCGCGCCCTCGATCTCCCAGACGGCTTCGGGCTTGAGCAGCGGCCGGCGCGCCGGATCGTCATAGTGCACCTTGAGCGCACAGCCGCTGGTGGCGTGGCGCAGCGTGATGAACGCCTGCCAGATCCGCTCGAAATCGACGTCGGGGAGATGCGCCTCGACCGAAAGGCCGATCGGCTCGAAGTCGCCAAGTGCGGCCTCGCAGAGCGCCAGAACGCCGTCCTCGGTGGCGAGATGCCCGCCGAGATCGCCGAGCCAGGCGATGCGGCTGCGCTCGAGCGGGCGCGACAGCTGCGCGGTGAAATCGGTGTCGACACCGCCGAGCGACAGCGGCGCGCCCGGCTCGTAGCCCGCCTGCACGGACAGAAGCAGCGCGAGGTCGGCGACGTTGCGGGCCATCGGGCCTTCGACGCCCATCTGGCTGATGAACAGTTCGCCGCCCGGGCCGCTGGGCACAAGACCCTGCGAGGGGCGGAAGCCGTAGATGTTGTTCCAGGCGGCGGGATTGCGCAGCGAGCCGCCCATGTCGCTGCCATCGGCGAGCGGAACCATGTGCAGCGCGGTGGCCACCGCCGCGCCGCCGCTCGATCCGCCCGATGTGAGGTTCTGGTCGAAGGCGTTGCGGGTCGGGCCGAACACCTCGTTGTAGGTCTGCGAGCCGAAGCCGAATTCCGGCACGTTGGTCTTGCCGATGAAGATGGCGCCGGCGGCGCGCATGCGGGCGACGAAGAAATCGTCTTCCGCAGGCACGAAATCCGCGAAGATGCGCGAGCCGAAGGTGGTCCGCAGCCCCCTGGTGCCGGCGATGTCCTTCACTGCCATCGGCAGGCCGAAGAGCGGGCCCGCCGCGCCGCCTGCCGCCAGGTGCCTGTCGGCCGCATCGGCCTCGGCGAGGATCTCGGCGCGCGGGCGCAGCGACACGATCGCGTTGACCGCCGGATTGACCGCCTCGATGCGGTCGAGGAATGCCTCGGAGACCTGTCGGCACGAAAGGTCGCGGGCGCGGATCTTCCGGGCGAGTTCGACGGCGTCGAGGCTGCAGATCGGGCCGGGCGCGGGGAAGGGCATCGTGGTCATCATGCCGACTGGATGCGCGAACGGCAGGCCGCTTGTCAATTTCCGCTTTCGGCTCGAACCGCGAGGCTTTGTGCGACGTCCTGTTGACGGTGCGTCGCCGCGAGAAATCATGCATGGTATATATACCGACTTGAATTTTATTGTGCGCTGCACAATATCAGCGCCGACGACACGTCGATGACTCGCGGGAGGAACACCACGAGGATCGCGCCCATGATGAAGACCAGGCACTCGCACTCCAAGCTCACAGGACAGATCCGCCAGTTGCGGCCGTCCGACCTTGCGAATTTTCGCGAGCACCTGCTGCGGCTCGACCCGGAAAGCCGGCGCGACCGCTTCAACGGGATGACGGACGATGTCTTCGTCGCCTCCTATGCCGCGCGCTGCTTCTCGCAGGGCGCCACCGTGATCGGCTATGTCGAGAATGGCGAGGTGCATGGCGCTGCCGAACTGCATGAGCGCCCGGACCTCGACCCGCCGACCGGCGAGATCGCCTTCTCGGTGGAGCGGCACCTGCAGCACAAGGGCATCGGCAGCCAGCTGTTCAAGCGCCTGATCGGCCACGCGCTGGCGCTGGGCTATGAGAGCCTGCGCGTCACCACGCATCCGAACAACCAGGCGATGAAGTCGCTGGCGCGCAAGT
The Mesorhizobium australicum genome window above contains:
- a CDS encoding FecCD family ABC transporter permease, with amino-acid sequence MPAAVRKPSAEGDRRQRARIAIVILAVALCAAFLFSLASGASDASALSVLGELLGIGAEGAMSARDRIIVMDIRLPRAVLGVLIGAALAVSGAVMQGLFRNPLADPGLVGVSAGAGLGAISIIVLGGTALAPLTALLGIYSLPLAAFCGGLLTTLVLYRVATRRGQTSVATMLLAGIALGAMAGALSGLLVYMADDRQLRDLTFWGLGSLAGATWIKIAAAGPIIAAALVAAPFLARGLNALSLGESTANHLGIPVQRVKSVAIVTVAGAVGASVAVSGGIGFVGIVVPHLLRLVIGPDNRYLLPAAAVLGASLLLLADSVSRTIVAPAELPIGIVTAAVGAPFFLWILLRKRGVIDL
- the rirA gene encoding iron-responsive transcriptional regulator RirA; this encodes MRLTRQTNYAVRIMMYCAANSGRLSRIPEIASAYNVSELFLFKILQPLVEARLVETVRGRNGGVRLARAASEITLFDVVRVTEENFAMAECFENDAVDCPLIDSCALNSALRKALGAFFEVLESFTIEDLVKDRTDVRLLLGIPQPAQPVAAA
- a CDS encoding amidase, encoding MMTTMPFPAPGPICSLDAVELARKIRARDLSCRQVSEAFLDRIEAVNPAVNAIVSLRPRAEILAEADAADRHLAAGGAAGPLFGLPMAVKDIAGTRGLRTTFGSRIFADFVPAEDDFFVARMRAAGAIFIGKTNVPEFGFGSQTYNEVFGPTRNAFDQNLTSGGSSGGAAVATALHMVPLADGSDMGGSLRNPAAWNNIYGFRPSQGLVPSGPGGELFISQMGVEGPMARNVADLALLLSVQAGYEPGAPLSLGGVDTDFTAQLSRPLERSRIAWLGDLGGHLATEDGVLALCEAALGDFEPIGLSVEAHLPDVDFERIWQAFITLRHATSGCALKVHYDDPARRPLLKPEAVWEIEGALDLKAPAIHAASVVRSEWYKAVLRLFERYDFLALPTAQVFPFSVDIHWPDEVGGRKMDSYHRWMEVTALATMAGCPAISLPAGFDGQGRPMGFQLVGPPRRDASVLRAAAAYEAATGRGGGVRPADRLS
- a CDS encoding heme ABC transporter ATP-binding protein, translated to MIELSKVSVDIGSKRIVSDVSFAAQAGEVTAIVGPNGSGKTTLLKAISGEWTYHGSVKLAGRELRTMKLWEAAGFRAVLPQATTLSFPFTVLEIVRLGLTSGRSGVSGSALELLAEEALERVDLAGFAGRFYQELSGGEQQRVQLARVLCQVWQPVLDGQARFLLLDEPVSSLDIKHQLIIMGIARDFAKAGGGVIAILHDLNLTAMFADRIVMMHRGRAEAVGRPAEVLVDERISRVFECGLRVGVTPAAGAPFVLPQSATL
- the hemP gene encoding hemin uptake protein HemP, with protein sequence MLRREGLARPVSPVPARRVDSAVLFRGEHEIGIEHHGALYRLKITRQGKLILNK
- a CDS encoding GNAT family N-acetyltransferase, with translation MMKTRHSHSKLTGQIRQLRPSDLANFREHLLRLDPESRRDRFNGMTDDVFVASYAARCFSQGATVIGYVENGEVHGAAELHERPDLDPPTGEIAFSVERHLQHKGIGSQLFKRLIGHALALGYESLRVTTHPNNQAMKSLARKFDANLHFEDGETVGSIDLTGMHMSFTTHLPTGSVIRAVV
- a CDS encoding hemin-degrading factor, with the translated sequence MTADRPTPDAIRRARAENPKMRERDLAGQLGISEAEFVAAWVGEGTRRIRADVDAFLTGMEALGEVMALTRNESAVHEKIGVYDKVVLGEHAAMALGEQIDLRIFPKVWAHGYAVSKTDEDGTVRRSLQFFNASGEAVHKVHLRAASNVEAYEKLVATLIHAEQEQTLRVVAPVTSIAPAVNPSVDVEELRARWSSMTDVHQFMSILRDLKLTRQQAVHLVGEEYAWPVDHDSVAAMMRISANEEIPIMCFVGNRGCIQIHSGPVKEIKPMGPWINVLDETFHLHLRLDHIREVWAVRKPASEGHVTSLEAYDAAGQLIIQFFGKRKEGAFERDDWRGLVENLPRGPRSTAA
- a CDS encoding TonB-dependent hemoglobin/transferrin/lactoferrin family receptor, whose amino-acid sequence is MGLVGRNRALLCGTALAIFANVGMVQAQEDASTEQVTAESQKKGRVTQLQRLVLGAGQEKVAIDTPQAVSVLEQEDIDSAQPSTVADVIRKIPGVNVTGSDRVLGQSFNIRGVGAPENSGDQGRIIVNVDGVQKFYEQYRLGSFFSDPELFKRVEVLRGPASSTLYGSGALGGVVNFTTKDASDFIAEGDRGALKLKSTLESNGKGVLGSATLAQRMGENAEFLLMGNWRQADVYESGNGSEIIGTNFRAWSGLAKGTFKVGDEGTLRLSYQRWDSDLDDQQLSQTSTATFFGLVDRHVVDQTAIASYENPFSDNDMLDLKVALSYSDTSNKQRDADLRDYCGSTSSFNVLCDSDYAYKTLQFNAQNTMEWRGANWENFLTYGAQIAHQSRVASIYDNSGDPIDLSFHPEGTDLKAGFFVQNEFIWNDRLTLIPGVRFDWHELTPEDAISGSDSFTDTAISPKLAAHYKFNDTIAVFGSIAHTERFPTIDEVFSTSGSSATFLPSLDLKKELSTNYEAGFALSGYDMLQTGDSGQLKFTGFYNDITDLIAFNRFLVPGPNNIQGYENISSAEIYGFEIETAYDSDYVFANAAYTYTVGRDLSSNRTEEYLTSVAPHELKLTLGGKLPQHDLRFGWNARFVAGPLNSARDYEVPPPGSTVTRYSSAFDVHDIFLSWTPKEGAARGWEVQAGIDNVFNRPYKEFLMNDPAKGRTFKLSLSKQIGW
- a CDS encoding heme/hemin ABC transporter substrate-binding protein; translated protein: MPMTLFLPNARTRRAAMWAAAVALTLAALAAPTPKAHSAEDVAGVAKAKRIVAIGGSVTEIVYALGEEGRLIARDSTGLYPPAALALPDIGYMRAISPENVLGINPDGILTIEGSGPPEAIEVLKKASVPFATVPEKFDEAGILEKIRVVGTALGVEDKAAKLSAEVKADIDAAIAATAGIVERKRVLFILSMQGGKALASGTDTAADGIIRMAGGVNVISEFPGYKALTDEAIVTAQPDLILMMDRGGDHAAANADMKAHPALSQTPAVQNDAIVRMDGAYLLGFGPRTAAAARDLAKALYGDRVLN